The Mycolicibacterium hassiacum DSM 44199 genome includes a window with the following:
- the adh gene encoding aldehyde dehydrogenase: protein MTVYARPGSAGALMSFESRYGNFIGGEWVPPVSGQYFENITPVTGQPFCEVPRSDEADIDKALDAAHAAAPAWGKTAPAERAAVLNKIADRIEANLESLAVAESWDNGKPIRETLNADLPLTIDHFRYFAGAIRAQEGSISQIDDDTVAYHFHEPLGVVGQIIPWNFPILMAAWKLAPALAAGNAVVIKPAEQTPASILYLMSLIGDLLPPGVVNVVNGFGFEAGKPLASSNRIAKIAFTGETTTGRLIMQYASQNLIPVTLELGGKSPNIFFSDVLAAQDDFADKALEGFTMFALNQGEVCTCPSRGLIQADIYDQFLELAAIRTKAVRQGDPLDTETMIGAQASNDQLEKILSYIEIGKQEGARLVTGGERADLGGDLSGGFYVQPTIFEGNNKMRIFQEEIFGPVVSVTSFADYDEAIAIANDTLYGLGAGVWSRNGNIAYRAGRDIKAGRVWTNCYHAYPAHAAFGGYKQSGIGRETHKMMLEHYQQTKNLLVSYSDKAQGFF, encoded by the coding sequence ATGACTGTGTACGCCCGCCCCGGTTCGGCAGGTGCGTTGATGTCGTTCGAGTCGCGGTACGGCAACTTCATCGGCGGGGAATGGGTGCCGCCGGTCTCCGGGCAGTACTTCGAGAACATCACCCCGGTGACCGGTCAGCCGTTCTGCGAGGTGCCGCGGTCCGACGAGGCCGACATCGACAAGGCGCTCGACGCGGCCCACGCCGCCGCGCCGGCATGGGGCAAGACGGCCCCGGCCGAGCGCGCCGCCGTCCTCAACAAGATCGCCGACCGCATCGAGGCGAACCTGGAGTCGCTCGCGGTCGCCGAGTCGTGGGACAACGGCAAACCGATCCGTGAGACGCTCAACGCCGACCTGCCGCTGACGATCGACCACTTCCGGTACTTCGCCGGGGCGATCCGCGCCCAGGAGGGCTCGATCTCGCAGATCGACGACGACACCGTCGCCTACCACTTCCACGAACCGCTCGGGGTGGTCGGCCAGATCATCCCGTGGAACTTCCCGATCCTGATGGCCGCCTGGAAGCTCGCGCCGGCGCTGGCCGCCGGCAACGCGGTGGTGATCAAACCCGCCGAGCAGACCCCGGCGTCGATCCTGTACCTGATGAGCCTGATCGGCGACCTGCTGCCGCCCGGGGTGGTCAACGTCGTCAACGGGTTCGGGTTCGAGGCGGGCAAACCGCTGGCGTCGAGCAACCGCATCGCCAAGATCGCGTTCACCGGCGAGACCACCACCGGCCGGCTGATCATGCAGTACGCCAGCCAGAACCTGATTCCGGTGACCCTCGAGTTGGGCGGCAAGAGCCCCAACATCTTCTTCTCCGACGTGCTCGCCGCCCAGGACGACTTCGCCGACAAGGCGCTGGAGGGCTTCACCATGTTCGCGCTGAACCAGGGCGAGGTGTGCACCTGTCCGTCGCGCGGCCTGATCCAGGCCGACATCTACGACCAGTTCCTGGAGTTGGCCGCGATCCGCACCAAGGCGGTGCGGCAGGGGGACCCGCTGGACACCGAGACCATGATCGGTGCGCAGGCGTCCAACGACCAGCTGGAGAAGATCCTGTCCTACATCGAGATCGGCAAACAGGAGGGGGCGCGGCTGGTCACCGGCGGGGAGCGCGCCGATCTCGGCGGGGATCTGTCCGGCGGCTTCTACGTGCAGCCGACGATCTTCGAAGGCAACAACAAGATGCGGATCTTCCAGGAGGAGATCTTCGGCCCGGTGGTGTCGGTGACGTCGTTCGCCGATTACGACGAGGCGATCGCGATCGCCAACGACACCCTCTACGGGCTCGGTGCGGGGGTGTGGTCGCGCAACGGCAACATCGCCTACCGGGCCGGGCGCGACATCAAGGCCGGCCGGGTGTGGACCAACTGCTACCACGCCTATCCCGCCCACGCGGCGTTCGGCGGGTACAAGCAGTCCGGCATCGGCCGCGAGACCCACAAGATGATGCTCGAGCACTACCAGCAGACCAAGAACCTGCTGGTGTCCTACAGCGACAAGGCCCAGGGGTTCTTCTGA
- a CDS encoding DUF779 domain-containing protein, whose protein sequence is MSSEPASAPPRVEVTPAAAELLRRLQDRHGPLMFHQSGGCCDGSSPMCYPAGEFIVGDRDVLLGVLDVGAGVPVWISGPQYEAWQHTQLIIDVVPGRGAGFSVEAPEGVRFLTRSRAFTDAEIALLSKQPPLTGADSAAARHTGSTDGPL, encoded by the coding sequence ATGTCGTCGGAGCCGGCGTCGGCGCCGCCGCGGGTGGAGGTCACCCCGGCGGCCGCCGAGCTGCTGCGCCGGCTGCAGGACCGCCACGGCCCGTTGATGTTTCACCAGTCCGGCGGGTGCTGTGACGGCTCCTCGCCGATGTGCTACCCGGCCGGGGAGTTCATTGTCGGCGACCGCGACGTGCTGCTCGGTGTGCTCGACGTCGGCGCCGGGGTGCCGGTGTGGATCTCCGGGCCGCAGTACGAGGCCTGGCAGCACACCCAGCTGATCATCGACGTGGTCCCCGGCCGGGGAGCGGGTTTCAGCGTCGAGGCGCCCGAGGGGGTGCGGTTTCTCACCCGCAGCCGCGCCTTCACCGACGCCGAGATCGCGTTGCTGAGCAAGCAGCCGCCGCTGACCGGCGCCGACTCCGCGGCGGCGCGGCACACCGGTTCGACCGACGGGCCGCTATAA
- a CDS encoding ABC transporter substrate-binding protein, producing the protein MTTPRSTAGIVAAVLIAAGCAAPQTASPDQLVLAEAQPLGDYNPMLGYGTSGVSPIYEALYRPQADDDDTVPDLVPALAADAPQRLAPRRWRIPLRTDITFSDGTALDSADVVATYTAARNPAVASEISTHIEPITAIAEDGPHAVIVDVDTDADPTPYLLVGIVPSERIEDRPAADWALNTEPVGTGPYRLERLRPDQAVLVARDDYWGNQPQVRRLVYTHTPDDNTRAQRIVAGETDGTSLPPRLIGSIGSDEIQTVAVKSADWRAVALPAGNPFTADPQARLALNLAVDREALIRDVLAGRGRPAHTPVAEVYGAAYNPDAVFAFDPRRATEILEAAGWRPGADGVREKDGARASFELLYNAADSVRRDLAVAFAAAVKPLGIDVRPRGTSWDEIDTRFGDCAVILGGGATPYSIDSQVYDTLHTRTAGSSIYDNPGNFTAPGLDRLLEQARRSASGLDKDRLYREIQATYVGQPSYVFLAFLDHTYAYRDRDWNTTPPILEPHSHGVTWGPWWNIAAWTRDSDG; encoded by the coding sequence GTGACCACCCCCAGGTCGACCGCCGGGATCGTCGCCGCGGTGCTGATCGCCGCCGGGTGCGCGGCGCCGCAAACCGCATCGCCGGATCAGTTGGTGTTGGCCGAGGCGCAACCCCTCGGCGACTACAACCCGATGCTCGGCTACGGCACGTCGGGCGTCTCACCGATCTACGAGGCGTTGTACCGCCCGCAGGCCGATGACGACGACACGGTGCCCGATCTGGTTCCCGCGCTGGCCGCCGACGCCCCGCAGCGACTGGCGCCGCGGCGCTGGCGCATCCCGTTGCGCACCGACATCACGTTCTCCGACGGCACCGCGCTGGATTCCGCCGACGTGGTGGCCACCTACACCGCGGCGCGCAATCCCGCTGTGGCATCGGAGATTTCGACCCACATCGAACCGATCACCGCGATCGCCGAGGACGGACCGCACGCGGTGATCGTCGACGTCGACACCGACGCCGACCCCACCCCGTACCTGTTGGTGGGCATCGTGCCGAGCGAGCGGATCGAGGATCGGCCCGCGGCGGACTGGGCGCTCAACACCGAGCCGGTGGGCACCGGGCCGTACCGGCTGGAGAGGCTGCGACCGGACCAGGCCGTGCTGGTGGCCCGCGACGACTACTGGGGAAACCAGCCTCAGGTGCGGCGGCTGGTATACACCCACACCCCGGACGACAACACCCGCGCGCAGCGCATCGTCGCCGGGGAGACCGACGGCACCAGCCTGCCGCCCCGGCTGATCGGATCGATCGGCAGCGACGAGATCCAGACCGTGGCCGTCAAATCGGCGGACTGGCGAGCGGTCGCGTTGCCCGCGGGCAACCCGTTCACTGCCGATCCGCAAGCCCGGCTGGCGCTGAACCTGGCCGTGGACCGCGAGGCGCTGATCCGCGATGTGCTGGCCGGACGGGGCCGTCCGGCTCACACCCCGGTCGCCGAGGTCTACGGCGCGGCGTACAACCCCGATGCGGTATTCGCCTTCGATCCGCGGCGCGCCACCGAAATCCTGGAGGCCGCCGGCTGGCGGCCGGGCGCCGACGGCGTTCGCGAAAAAGACGGTGCCCGAGCATCGTTCGAGCTGCTGTACAACGCCGCGGACTCGGTGCGCCGCGATCTGGCGGTCGCATTCGCCGCGGCGGTGAAGCCGCTGGGTATCGACGTGCGCCCGCGCGGCACCAGCTGGGACGAGATCGACACCCGGTTCGGCGACTGTGCGGTGATCCTCGGCGGCGGCGCGACCCCCTACAGCATCGATTCGCAGGTCTACGACACCTTGCACACGCGAACCGCGGGCTCGTCGATCTATGACAACCCGGGTAACTTCACCGCGCCGGGGTTGGACCGGTTGCTGGAACAGGCCCGCCGCAGCGCGTCGGGACTTGACAAGGACCGGCTGTATCGTGAGATCCAGGCGACCTACGTCGGTCAACCGTCCTATGTGTTCCTCGCGTTCCTCGACCACACCTACGCCTATCGCGACCGTGACTGGAACACCACCCCGCCGATCCTGGAACCACATTCGCACGGGGTCACCTGGGGCCCGTGGTGGAACATCGCAGCCTGGACCCGTGACAGCGACGGCTGA
- a CDS encoding crotonase/enoyl-CoA hydratase family protein yields the protein MSAHTSPGAGSEPPQFETLLYAIDGPVATITLNRPEQLNTIVPPMPDEIEAAIGLADRDPAIKVIVLRGAGRAFSAGYDFGGGFTHWGEAMYTDGRWDPGKDFAMVTGRATGPTQKFMAIWRATKPVIAQVHGWCVGGASDYALCADLVIASDDAVIGTPYARMWGAYLTGMWLYRLSLAKVKWHSLTGAPLTGKEAAEVELINESVPFERLEARVREIAHQLARIPLSQLQAQKLIVNQAYENMGLASTQTLGGILDGLMRNTPDALAFIDTAAREGVRAAVERRDGPWGDYSQAPPGRRPDPSHVIEP from the coding sequence ATGTCCGCGCACACTTCCCCGGGCGCCGGGTCTGAGCCCCCGCAGTTCGAGACCCTGCTCTACGCGATCGACGGCCCGGTCGCCACCATCACCCTCAACCGCCCCGAGCAGCTCAACACCATCGTTCCGCCGATGCCCGACGAGATCGAGGCGGCGATCGGCCTCGCCGACCGGGATCCGGCGATCAAGGTCATCGTGTTGCGCGGGGCCGGGCGGGCCTTCTCCGCCGGCTACGACTTCGGCGGCGGGTTCACGCACTGGGGTGAGGCGATGTACACCGACGGCCGCTGGGACCCCGGCAAGGACTTCGCGATGGTCACCGGGCGGGCGACCGGGCCGACCCAGAAGTTCATGGCGATCTGGCGGGCCACCAAACCGGTGATCGCCCAGGTGCACGGCTGGTGCGTCGGCGGGGCCAGCGACTACGCGCTGTGCGCCGATCTGGTGATCGCCAGCGACGACGCGGTGATCGGTACCCCGTACGCGCGAATGTGGGGCGCCTACCTGACCGGGATGTGGCTGTACCGGTTGAGCCTGGCGAAGGTGAAGTGGCACTCGCTCACCGGCGCACCACTGACCGGCAAGGAGGCCGCCGAGGTGGAGCTGATCAACGAGTCGGTGCCGTTCGAGCGGCTGGAGGCGCGGGTCCGCGAGATCGCGCACCAGCTGGCCCGAATCCCGTTGTCGCAGTTGCAGGCTCAGAAGCTGATCGTCAACCAGGCCTACGAGAACATGGGTCTGGCGTCCACCCAGACGCTCGGCGGCATCCTGGACGGGTTGATGCGCAACACCCCGGATGCGTTGGCGTTCATCGACACCGCCGCCCGCGAGGGAGTGCGCGCCGCCGTCGAGCGGCGCGACGGCCCGTGGGGCGACTACAGCCAGGCGCCGCCGGGGCGCCGGCCCGACCCGTCGCACGTCATCGAGCCCTGA
- a CDS encoding Dyp-type peroxidase produces MTERRQGITRRGFVTGALGAGAAAVGAGVALTGCRRDAAEQSADAAQPVFVPFEGPHQTGVTALPIPDRGLVAAFNVVSPDRGALTETMRELTDEIRALMAGEPPPTRDRAYPPVDSGLLGDKPPPDNLSIVVGVGASLFDDRFGLADRKPKELVTMPFLANDRLDPKLSHGDLSIVIEAGHSDTVIFALRQLMRRTRRHLVLRWMIDGYSRGIGAGRVSHSATPRNLLGFKDGTANLDVEDPAVMDRHVWVGPGDGEPDWAVGGSYQAIRIIRMFVEFWDRTRLAEQEAVIGRTKLTGAPLGMTGEFDDPDYASDPDGKRIPLNAHIRLANPRTPETEENLILRRGFNYSRGFDGAGRLDQGLAFIAYQRSLEKGFLTVQRRLKGEPLEEYVLPVGGGFFFLLPGVTGPDRFLGDALLS; encoded by the coding sequence GTGACCGAACGGCGGCAGGGCATCACCCGCCGCGGCTTCGTCACCGGCGCACTGGGTGCCGGTGCCGCCGCGGTGGGTGCGGGCGTGGCGCTGACCGGCTGCCGACGCGACGCGGCCGAGCAGTCGGCCGACGCCGCACAGCCGGTGTTCGTCCCGTTCGAGGGCCCGCACCAGACCGGTGTCACCGCGCTGCCGATCCCGGATCGGGGCCTGGTCGCCGCGTTCAACGTGGTCTCACCGGACCGCGGTGCGCTCACCGAGACGATGCGTGAGCTCACCGACGAGATCCGCGCGCTGATGGCGGGCGAGCCGCCGCCGACCCGCGATCGGGCCTACCCGCCGGTGGACTCCGGTCTGCTGGGGGACAAGCCGCCCCCCGACAACCTGTCGATCGTCGTCGGGGTCGGTGCCTCGCTTTTCGACGACCGGTTCGGGCTGGCCGATCGCAAACCCAAAGAGCTGGTCACCATGCCGTTTCTGGCCAACGACCGGCTGGATCCCAAGCTCTCGCACGGCGATCTGTCCATCGTCATCGAGGCCGGCCACTCGGACACGGTCATCTTCGCGCTGCGCCAGCTGATGCGCCGCACCCGGCGGCATCTGGTGTTGCGGTGGATGATCGACGGGTACTCCCGCGGTATCGGTGCCGGGCGGGTGTCGCACTCCGCGACCCCGCGGAACTTGTTGGGGTTCAAGGACGGAACCGCCAACCTCGACGTCGAGGATCCGGCGGTGATGGACCGGCACGTGTGGGTCGGTCCCGGCGACGGCGAACCCGACTGGGCCGTCGGCGGCAGCTATCAGGCGATCCGCATCATCCGGATGTTCGTCGAGTTCTGGGACCGCACCCGGCTCGCCGAGCAGGAGGCGGTGATCGGCCGCACCAAGCTCACCGGGGCGCCGCTGGGCATGACGGGCGAGTTCGACGACCCGGACTACGCGTCCGACCCCGACGGCAAGCGCATCCCGCTCAACGCGCACATCCGGCTGGCCAATCCGCGCACCCCGGAGACCGAGGAGAACCTGATCCTGCGGCGCGGGTTCAACTACTCGCGCGGATTCGACGGCGCCGGACGGCTCGACCAGGGCCTGGCATTCATCGCGTACCAGCGCAGCCTGGAGAAGGGCTTTCTGACCGTGCAGCGCCGCCTGAAGGGCGAACCGCTCGAGGAGTACGTCCTGCCGGTCGGCGGCGGGTTCTTCTTCCTGCTGCCCGGGGTGACGGGGCCGGACCGTTTCCTGGGTGACGCCCTGCTCAGCTGA
- a CDS encoding prolyl oligopeptidase family serine peptidase — MAFHERPGTATTPDDPYLWLEDITGDDALDWVRRHNEPTLQRFGGPRFEQLRAEVLEMLDTDTRIPYVRRRGEYLYNFWRDADHPRGLWRRTTLESYRTDQRDWEVLIDVDELARVDGENWVWAGADVLEPDYSRALIELSRGGADATVVREFDMATKQFVADGFSLPEAKSGVQWQDADTVLVGTDFGPGSLTDSGYPRIVKRWRRGQPLAEAETLFEGEPSDVSVGCGYDPTPGFERLLITRSFDFFNRYRYELRDGELIPIDVPTDAAISVHREWLLIRPRTDWTVAGRTYPAGSLVAARYEDFLAGNADLAVVFEPDEHASLENFVWARDYLVLLTLVDVISRVEVVRPGSWQRTPVAGIPPNTTVTLVDVDEYGDEMFVDASGFDVPSVLLWGRGEQLTEVKRSPEFFDASGIEVSQHFATSDDGTQIPYFVVGHRDRTGPAPTLLSGYGGFEVSNTPGYSGVLGRSWLARGGTYVLANIRGGGEYGPRWHTQAMRENRHLVFEDFAAVARDLVARGITTVEQLGAHGGSNGGLLMGVMLTRYPELFGALVCSVPLLDMRRFHLLLAGASWMAEYGDPDNPDDWEFISKYSPYQNISADRKYPPILITTSTRDDRVHPGHARKMTAALEAAGHEVYYYENIEGGHAGAADNAQIAFRSALIYEFLWSMLS, encoded by the coding sequence GTGGCTTTTCACGAGCGCCCCGGCACGGCGACGACTCCCGACGATCCCTACCTGTGGCTCGAGGACATCACCGGCGACGACGCACTGGACTGGGTGCGCCGGCACAACGAACCCACCCTGCAGCGATTCGGCGGGCCGCGCTTCGAGCAGCTGCGCGCCGAGGTGCTGGAGATGCTCGACACCGACACGCGCATCCCGTACGTGCGCCGTCGCGGCGAGTACCTGTACAACTTCTGGCGCGACGCCGACCACCCGCGCGGGCTGTGGCGGCGCACCACCCTGGAGAGCTACCGCACCGACCAGCGCGACTGGGAGGTGCTCATCGACGTCGACGAACTGGCCCGCGTCGACGGCGAGAACTGGGTGTGGGCCGGCGCGGACGTGCTCGAACCCGACTACTCGCGGGCACTGATCGAACTGTCCCGGGGCGGCGCCGACGCCACCGTGGTGCGCGAATTCGACATGGCCACAAAGCAATTCGTTGCCGACGGGTTCTCACTTCCGGAGGCCAAGTCCGGGGTGCAGTGGCAGGACGCCGACACGGTGCTGGTGGGCACCGACTTCGGGCCGGGTTCGCTGACCGACTCCGGCTATCCGCGCATCGTCAAACGGTGGCGGCGCGGGCAGCCGCTGGCCGAGGCCGAGACGCTGTTCGAGGGCGAACCCTCCGATGTCAGCGTCGGCTGCGGCTACGACCCCACCCCCGGGTTCGAGCGGCTGCTGATCACCCGCTCGTTCGACTTCTTCAACCGCTACCGCTACGAGCTGCGTGACGGCGAACTGATCCCGATCGACGTGCCCACCGACGCGGCCATCTCGGTGCACCGCGAGTGGCTGCTGATCCGCCCCCGCACCGACTGGACGGTGGCCGGACGCACCTATCCGGCCGGATCCCTGGTGGCCGCGCGCTACGAGGACTTCCTGGCCGGCAACGCGGATCTGGCGGTGGTGTTCGAGCCGGACGAGCACGCCAGCCTGGAGAACTTCGTCTGGGCCCGCGACTATCTGGTGCTGTTGACGCTGGTCGACGTGATCAGCCGGGTGGAGGTGGTGCGCCCGGGTTCCTGGCAGCGCACCCCGGTGGCGGGGATCCCGCCCAACACCACCGTCACGCTCGTCGATGTGGACGAGTACGGCGACGAGATGTTCGTCGACGCCAGCGGTTTCGATGTCCCGTCGGTGCTGCTGTGGGGCCGCGGTGAGCAGCTGACCGAGGTGAAGCGGTCACCGGAGTTCTTCGACGCGTCCGGCATCGAGGTCAGCCAGCACTTCGCCACCTCCGACGACGGCACACAGATCCCGTATTTCGTTGTCGGACACCGGGACCGGACCGGTCCCGCGCCCACACTGCTGAGCGGCTACGGCGGTTTCGAGGTGTCCAACACGCCCGGCTACAGCGGGGTGCTGGGCCGGTCCTGGCTGGCCCGCGGCGGCACCTACGTGCTGGCCAACATCCGCGGCGGCGGCGAGTACGGTCCGCGCTGGCACACCCAGGCGATGCGGGAGAACCGGCACCTGGTGTTCGAGGACTTCGCCGCGGTGGCCCGCGATCTGGTCGCCCGCGGCATCACCACCGTCGAACAACTCGGCGCCCACGGCGGCAGCAACGGCGGCCTGCTGATGGGCGTGATGCTCACCCGCTACCCCGAGTTGTTCGGCGCACTGGTGTGCAGCGTGCCACTGCTGGACATGCGGCGGTTCCACCTGCTGCTGGCCGGGGCGTCCTGGATGGCCGAGTACGGCGACCCGGACAACCCCGACGACTGGGAGTTCATCTCGAAATACTCGCCGTACCAGAACATCTCGGCCGACCGGAAGTATCCGCCGATCCTGATCACCACCTCCACCCGCGACGACCGGGTGCATCCGGGCCATGCCCGCAAGATGACCGCGGCGCTCGAGGCGGCCGGGCACGAGGTGTATTACTACGAGAACATCGAGGGCGGACATGCCGGCGCGGCCGACAACGCGCAGATCGCGTTCCGCTCGGCGCTGATCTACGAGTTCCTCTGGTCGATGCTCAGCTGA
- a CDS encoding putative holin, whose translation MIPLPRPWALASALLLGTAVGLIVGIGVRLAIDVELRPDVVIALVVGVPGGLGLLTVLCSNTRWATAFGAFLLAVAPGWFGVLVAIQAVQGV comes from the coding sequence GTGATACCGCTACCACGTCCGTGGGCGCTGGCCAGCGCACTGCTGCTGGGCACCGCCGTGGGGCTGATCGTTGGCATCGGGGTCCGGCTGGCGATCGATGTGGAGTTGCGGCCCGACGTCGTCATCGCGCTCGTCGTCGGGGTGCCGGGCGGACTCGGGTTGCTGACCGTGCTGTGCTCGAACACCCGCTGGGCGACCGCGTTCGGGGCGTTCCTGCTCGCCGTGGCGCCCGGCTGGTTCGGGGTCCTGGTCGCGATCCAGGCGGTGCAGGGTGTCTGA
- the efeO gene encoding iron uptake system protein EfeO — MKRSQKRYLVWTAPLAAAGLILAGCNSSNSDNATTDTPETSTSAAAEAKVDQALLDAAAADYKGYVRQNVDELQRAVKVFTDAVRAGDLQAAQNAYAPSREPWERIEPIAGLIEDIDVKVDARVDDFSGPDDPEFTGWHRLEYLLFEQNTTEGAAPFADQLDKDIAELKDQIQYLEIKPVDVSVGAAELIEEVSEGKITGEEDRYSKTDLWDFGANVEGSRAAIRTLTPALEKADPELLKQINAGFDSVEQTLAPLRRGNGWVLFCTENDPNPSPRCPEVTVEPATIDKLKAELAGLSEHLSEVSGVLGLS; from the coding sequence ATGAAGCGATCGCAGAAGCGCTATCTGGTGTGGACGGCTCCGCTCGCGGCGGCCGGACTGATTCTCGCCGGATGCAACAGCAGCAACTCCGACAACGCGACCACCGATACGCCGGAGACCAGCACCAGCGCCGCCGCCGAGGCGAAGGTCGACCAGGCGCTGCTGGACGCGGCCGCGGCCGACTACAAGGGCTATGTCCGGCAGAACGTCGACGAGTTGCAGCGCGCGGTGAAGGTGTTCACCGACGCGGTGCGCGCCGGCGACTTGCAGGCCGCCCAGAACGCCTACGCGCCGTCGCGTGAGCCGTGGGAGCGCATCGAGCCGATCGCCGGGCTGATCGAGGACATCGACGTCAAGGTCGACGCCCGGGTCGACGACTTCTCCGGGCCGGACGATCCGGAGTTCACCGGCTGGCACCGGCTGGAGTATCTGCTGTTCGAACAGAACACGACCGAGGGCGCCGCGCCGTTCGCCGATCAGCTCGACAAGGACATCGCCGAGCTCAAGGACCAGATCCAGTACCTCGAGATCAAGCCCGTCGACGTCAGCGTCGGCGCCGCCGAGCTGATCGAGGAGGTGTCGGAGGGCAAGATCACCGGCGAGGAGGACCGCTACTCCAAGACCGACCTGTGGGACTTCGGCGCCAACGTCGAAGGCTCGCGCGCCGCGATCCGCACCCTGACCCCGGCGCTGGAGAAGGCTGACCCCGAGCTGCTCAAGCAGATCAACGCGGGCTTCGACTCCGTCGAGCAGACGCTGGCGCCGCTGCGCCGCGGCAACGGCTGGGTGCTGTTCTGCACCGAGAACGACCCGAACCCGTCGCCGCGCTGCCCGGAGGTCACCGTCGAGCCGGCCACCATCGACAAGCTCAAGGCGGAACTGGCCGGGCTGAGCGAGCACCTGTCTGAGGTGTCGGGGGTCCTGGGTCTGTCGTGA
- a CDS encoding ABC transporter permease — MTATAERHIVGDVAPARHRSRRRAVLRLLALRALIAVPVTVAVSVAMFFVASLSPFDPLVAYLGDNYQFATAAQREAARAAYGIDRPWLQAWWEWLTGLVHGDLGWSSTQSQPVATVLAERLPFTLGLSAAALALAAVLGVLVGAIAGMRRGGRLDRACTGFAVTMAAVPPFVVSLVLVATVAGGLRWLPTSGAAAPGEDYTVGGVAVHAVLPLIALTVSQLPWLLLAMRAAVVDATGSDAVRAARARGIDGWALLRGHIAPVSVLPTLALLGTRLPELIAGAAIVETVFGWPGMAAVLVESAAALDFPLLATLTVGAALAVLAGSALSDAAAVAVDPRIELTA, encoded by the coding sequence GTGACAGCGACGGCTGAGCGGCACATCGTCGGGGACGTCGCCCCGGCGCGGCACCGGTCGCGCCGGCGCGCGGTCCTGCGGCTACTGGCCCTGCGTGCGCTCATCGCGGTCCCGGTCACCGTTGCGGTCTCAGTGGCGATGTTCTTCGTTGCCTCGCTGTCCCCGTTCGACCCGCTGGTGGCCTACCTCGGCGACAACTACCAGTTCGCCACCGCGGCCCAGCGTGAAGCCGCCCGTGCGGCGTACGGCATCGACCGGCCCTGGTTGCAGGCCTGGTGGGAGTGGTTGACCGGCCTCGTGCACGGTGACCTCGGTTGGTCATCGACTCAATCCCAGCCCGTCGCAACGGTTCTCGCTGAACGCCTGCCGTTCACCCTGGGGCTGTCGGCGGCCGCCTTGGCGCTCGCAGCGGTGTTGGGGGTGCTGGTCGGGGCGATCGCCGGCATGCGGCGCGGCGGCCGGCTGGACCGAGCCTGCACCGGATTCGCGGTGACGATGGCCGCGGTGCCGCCGTTCGTGGTGTCACTGGTGCTGGTGGCGACGGTGGCGGGCGGCTTGCGGTGGCTGCCCACCTCGGGGGCGGCCGCGCCGGGCGAGGACTACACGGTCGGCGGGGTGGCGGTCCACGCGGTGCTGCCGCTGATCGCGCTGACCGTCTCCCAGCTGCCCTGGCTGCTGCTGGCCATGCGCGCCGCAGTGGTCGACGCCACCGGTTCGGACGCGGTGCGAGCGGCTCGGGCCCGTGGCATCGACGGCTGGGCGCTGCTGCGCGGCCACATTGCGCCCGTGTCGGTGCTGCCCACGCTGGCGCTGCTGGGCACCCGGCTGCCCGAACTCATTGCCGGCGCGGCAATTGTCGAGACCGTGTTCGGTTGGCCCGGCATGGCCGCCGTGCTGGTGGAATCGGCTGCCGCGTTGGACTTTCCGTTGCTGGCGACGTTGACCGTTGGAGCCGCGCTGGCGGTGCTGGCGGGTTCAGCGCTGTCCGACGCCGCCGCCGTGGCAGTCGACCCGCGAATCGAGCTGACCGCATGA